A single region of the Glycine max cultivar Williams 82 chromosome 20, Glycine_max_v4.0, whole genome shotgun sequence genome encodes:
- the LOC100804182 gene encoding glycine-rich cell wall structural protein 2 produces MSPYNYTLKHLALFLLFLITSTSAAAGGGRRKLRFDMSSGGAPLAGTPTGATGSGHGANWDYSWGWGSGPGTGYGYGSGSGRSPTGFARGYGYGFGSGTGSGSGYGYGSGGGAHAGGYGSGSGSGNSGGGGYDDKNGGGDDNNRLPSSSSRGKTNHG; encoded by the coding sequence ATGTCACCATACAATTACACTCTCAAACACTTGGctctctttcttctcttcttgatCACTTCCACCTCAGCGGCAGCCGGAGGCGGCAGAAGAAAGCTCCGTTTTGACATGTCAAGTGGCGGTGCACCATTGGCCGGAACCCCCACAGGGGCCACTGGCTCTGGCCATGGTGCAAACTGGGACTACAGCTGGGGATGGGGCTCCGGACCCGGCACCGGGTACGGGTATGGTTCCGGTTCGGGCCGGTCTCCAACGGGCTTTGCCAGAGGATATGGCTATGGTTTTGGATCCGGGACCGGGTCTGGATCCGGGTATGGATATGGATCTGGTGGTGGTGCTCATGCCGGTGGTTATGGGTCTGGAAGTGGTTCGGGAAACTCCGGTGGTGGTGGCTATGATGATAAAAATGGTGGTGGTGACGATAATAATAGATTACCCTCATCCTCATCTAGGGGCAAAACCAACCATGGGTAA